In Streptomyces sp. NBC_01551, one DNA window encodes the following:
- a CDS encoding PspA/IM30 family protein — protein sequence MSGVMKRMGMIFRAKANKALDRAEDPRETLDYSYQKQLELLQKVRRGVADVATSRKRLELQLNQLQGQSAKLEDQGRKALALGREDLAREALSRRASLQQQVSDLEVQHQTLQGEEEKLTLASQRLQAKVDAFRTKKETIKATYTAAQAQTRIAESFSGISEEMSDVGLAIQRAEDKTAQLQARAGAIDELLASGALDDQSGLGSKDDIQAELDRLSGGTDVELELQRMKAELAGGPSAQQQAIEGGAPGAAQPSQTQHRFDKQ from the coding sequence ATGAGCGGTGTCATGAAGCGTATGGGGATGATCTTCCGCGCGAAGGCGAACAAGGCCCTTGACCGGGCCGAGGACCCGCGCGAGACCCTCGACTACTCGTACCAGAAGCAGCTGGAGCTGCTTCAGAAGGTGCGCCGCGGCGTCGCCGACGTGGCGACCTCCCGCAAGCGTCTGGAGCTCCAGCTGAACCAGCTCCAGGGGCAGTCCGCCAAGCTGGAGGACCAGGGCCGCAAGGCCCTCGCCCTGGGCCGCGAGGACCTGGCCCGCGAGGCCCTCTCCCGCCGCGCCTCGCTCCAGCAGCAGGTCAGCGACCTTGAGGTGCAGCACCAGACCCTGCAGGGCGAGGAGGAGAAGCTGACCCTCGCCTCCCAGCGGCTCCAGGCCAAGGTCGACGCCTTCCGCACCAAGAAGGAGACCATCAAGGCCACGTACACGGCCGCCCAGGCGCAGACGCGGATCGCGGAGTCCTTCTCCGGCATCTCCGAGGAGATGAGCGACGTCGGCCTGGCCATCCAGCGGGCCGAGGACAAGACCGCCCAGCTGCAGGCCCGCGCCGGCGCGATCGACGAGCTGCTGGCCTCCGGCGCGCTCGACGACCAGAGCGGGCTCGGTTCCAAGGACGACATCCAGGCCGAGCTGGACCGCCTCTCCGGCGGGACGGACGTGGAGCTGGAGCTCCAGCGCATGAAGGCCGAGCTGGCGGGTGGCCCGTCCGCCCAGCAGCAGGCCATCGAGGGTGGCGCCCCGGGCGCCGCCCAGCCGTCGCAGACCCAGCACCGGTTCGACAAGCAGTAG
- a CDS encoding response regulator transcription factor: MEETPTTIRVLLADDQALLRSAFKVLVDSEPDMEVVGEASDGAQAYALARERRADVVLMDIRMPGTDGLAATRMISADPELADVRVVMLTTFEVDEYVVQSLRAGASGFLGKGAEPDELLNAIRVAAAGEALLSPAATKGLIATFLAQGGRDDATTATGAHAERLAALTVREREVLVHVAAGLSNDGIAGRLEVSPLTVKTHVNRAMAKLGARDRAQLVVIAYESGLVRPRAE; this comes from the coding sequence GTGGAAGAGACGCCGACGACCATCAGGGTGCTGCTCGCCGACGACCAGGCCCTGCTGCGCAGCGCCTTCAAGGTGCTCGTCGACTCCGAGCCCGACATGGAGGTCGTGGGGGAGGCCTCCGACGGGGCGCAGGCCTACGCGCTCGCCCGCGAACGCCGCGCCGACGTCGTGCTCATGGACATCCGGATGCCCGGCACCGACGGGCTCGCCGCCACCCGCATGATCAGCGCCGACCCCGAACTCGCCGACGTCCGCGTCGTGATGCTGACGACCTTCGAGGTCGACGAGTACGTGGTCCAGTCGCTGCGCGCCGGCGCCTCCGGCTTCCTCGGCAAGGGCGCCGAGCCCGACGAGCTGCTCAACGCCATCCGCGTCGCCGCCGCCGGCGAGGCGCTGCTCTCCCCGGCCGCCACCAAGGGCCTGATCGCCACCTTCCTGGCCCAGGGCGGCCGCGACGACGCCACCACCGCCACCGGCGCCCACGCCGAACGGCTCGCCGCGCTGACCGTGCGCGAGCGCGAGGTCCTCGTGCACGTCGCCGCCGGTCTCTCCAACGACGGGATCGCCGGCCGGCTGGAGGTCAGCCCGCTCACCGTCAAGACGCACGTGAACCGGGCGATGGCCAAGCTCGGCGCCCGCGACCGGGCCCAATTGGTGGTCATCGCGTACGAATCGGGACTTGTCAGGCCTCGGGCGGAGTAG
- a CDS encoding adenosylcobinamide-GDP ribazoletransferase: MTDSFEDPPQVPPSERASLADGLRFAFGTLTVLPARITRWDRPAARTGMACAPVAGLAVGLLAAVPGALLLAGGGGPLLAAAVTVAVPAALTRGLHLDGLADTADGLGSAKPADEALRIMKQSDIGPFGVVTLLLVLLIQVAALADAYGDSWVRGALAAVLAAVTARLVMTLASRDGVPAARPEGLGAAVAGVVPRRSAAVVAALTLVAAAAAALPLGLPAVVQYPAAVLAALGAAELLLRRCVRRFDGVTGDVFGALAEVAATTALVVLALG; encoded by the coding sequence ATGACAGATTCGTTCGAAGATCCGCCGCAGGTCCCGCCCTCGGAACGCGCCTCGCTGGCCGACGGGCTCCGCTTCGCGTTCGGCACCCTCACCGTGCTCCCGGCCCGCATCACCCGCTGGGACCGCCCCGCCGCCCGGACCGGCATGGCCTGCGCCCCCGTCGCCGGACTGGCCGTCGGGCTGCTCGCGGCCGTGCCGGGCGCGCTGCTGCTGGCGGGCGGCGGCGGCCCGCTGCTCGCGGCGGCGGTGACCGTGGCCGTGCCGGCCGCTCTGACCCGCGGGCTGCACCTGGACGGTCTGGCCGACACCGCCGACGGACTGGGCAGCGCGAAGCCCGCCGACGAGGCGCTGCGGATCATGAAGCAGTCCGACATCGGCCCCTTCGGGGTGGTGACGCTGCTGCTCGTGCTGCTCATCCAGGTCGCCGCCCTGGCCGACGCGTACGGCGACAGCTGGGTCCGCGGCGCCCTCGCCGCCGTCCTGGCCGCCGTCACCGCCCGGCTCGTCATGACGCTGGCCTCCCGCGACGGAGTTCCGGCGGCCCGCCCCGAGGGCCTGGGCGCGGCGGTCGCGGGCGTGGTGCCGCGCCGGTCGGCCGCCGTCGTCGCCGCGCTGACGCTGGTGGCCGCCGCGGCCGCCGCCCTCCCGCTCGGCCTGCCCGCCGTCGTCCAGTACCCGGCCGCCGTCCTCGCCGCGCTCGGGGCGGCGGAGCTCCTGCTGCGCCGCTGCGTCCGCCGCTTCGACGGCGTCACGGGCGACGTGTTCGGCGCCCTCGCCGAGGTCGCGGCGACGACGGCGCTGGTCGTCCTCGCCCTCGGCTGA
- a CDS encoding bifunctional 2-polyprenyl-6-hydroxyphenol methylase/3-demethylubiquinol 3-O-methyltransferase UbiG: MGRQVDEQIAQRFPVGQRLRVLDVGMGQGTQALRLARAGHKVTGLEKDPAMLDVAREALAGEPAGIQDRVELIEGDGRETGAHFLPGSFDVVLCHGVLMYVPEPDAMLAGLARMLAPGGLLSLLVRNGDALAMRPGLDGDWAGALAAFDTTDYTNRLGLDVRADRLAGLTATLSGIGAPLQSWYGVRVFTDGTEAGEKLPPEDELERLLTAEERAGRIDPYRGVAALLHLCGVRGG; the protein is encoded by the coding sequence GTGGGCCGGCAGGTCGACGAGCAGATCGCGCAGCGCTTCCCGGTCGGGCAGCGGCTGCGCGTCCTCGACGTCGGCATGGGCCAGGGCACCCAGGCACTGCGCCTCGCACGCGCCGGGCACAAGGTCACCGGCCTGGAGAAGGATCCGGCCATGCTGGACGTCGCCCGTGAGGCGCTGGCCGGCGAGCCCGCCGGGATCCAGGACCGCGTCGAGCTGATCGAGGGCGACGGCCGCGAGACCGGCGCGCACTTCCTGCCGGGCAGCTTCGACGTCGTGCTCTGCCACGGCGTGCTGATGTACGTACCGGAGCCGGACGCGATGCTCGCCGGGCTGGCCCGGATGCTGGCGCCGGGCGGTCTGCTGTCCCTGCTGGTGCGCAACGGCGACGCGCTCGCCATGCGGCCCGGGCTGGACGGCGACTGGGCGGGCGCGCTGGCCGCGTTCGACACCACCGACTACACGAACCGGCTCGGCCTGGACGTGCGCGCCGACCGGCTGGCCGGGCTGACCGCCACGCTGTCCGGGATCGGGGCGCCGCTCCAGTCCTGGTACGGCGTACGCGTGTTCACCGACGGCACCGAGGCCGGGGAGAAGCTCCCGCCGGAGGACGAGCTGGAGCGGCTGCTGACCGCCGAGGAGCGCGCCGGGCGGATCGATCCGTACCGCGGCGTCGCCGCGCTGCTGCACCTGTGCGGTGTCCGGGGCGGCTAG
- a CDS encoding efflux RND transporter permease subunit — MSWLSRFSLAQRALIGLVSIVALVFGAIAIPQLKQQLLPSIELPMVSVLAPYQGASPDVVEKQVIEPIEATLKGVDGLTGITSTASEGNALIMASFDYGDSGTKQLVADVQQAVNRARVRLPADVDPQVVAGSTDDIPTVILAVTSDKDQQALADQLESSVVPVLEDVDGVAQVSVDGVQDLQVTITPDDAKLAAAGLDGASLAQGIQAGGATVPAGAFDEGGKNRTVRVGGGFTSLSQLEDLRLSPGPGKQAVRLGDVATVKQETAKAVSITRTNGKPSLALVLTMDKDGSAVAISDAVKDKLPELRSTLGSGAALTVVSDQGPAVAKSISSLTTEGMLGLLFAVIVILVFLASLRSTLVTAVSIPLSVVLALIVLWTRDLSLNMLTLGALTIAIGRVVDDSIVVLENIKRHLGYGEEREAAIITAVKEVAGAVTSSTLTTVAVFLPIGLTGGMIGELFGSFSLTVTAALLASLLVSLTVVPVLSYWFLSAPKGVTAGDAESAAKARREAEEKEARSRLQRFYVRVLRFATRRRLTSVAIAVVVLFGTFGMTPLLKTNFFDQGEQEVLTVKQELAPGTSLAASDEASRKIEKVLGSVKGVKDYQVTVGSSGFLAAFGGGTGSNQASYQVTLADAGKADAVKKEIEGKLAGLDGIGETRIVAGDGFGNQNLSVVVKAGDAKVLAEAAEEVRTEVAKLKDVADVQSDLSQSVPRISVTATPKAAEAGLNQAALGAIVAQAVRGNPAGKAVLDDTERDIVIRSAQPATTLAELRALPVGPVKLGDIAEVKEVPGPVAMTRIDGARAATITARPTGDNTGAVSATLQTKLKALDLPDGATATIGGVSEDQDEAFASLFLAMFAAIAIVFMLLVATFRSLVQPLILLVSIPFAATGALGLLIVTGTPMGVPAMIGMLMLIGIVVTNAIVLIDLVNQYRRQGLGVVEAVVEGGRHRLRPILMTALATIFALLPMALGVTGEGGFISQPLAVVVIGGLISSTLLTLLLVPTLYTMVELRKERRRAKKTSRLTVVPAPAAKEDEVPAKA, encoded by the coding sequence ATGTCCTGGCTGTCCCGCTTCAGCCTTGCCCAGCGGGCGTTGATCGGCCTCGTGTCGATCGTCGCGCTCGTCTTCGGCGCCATAGCCATCCCGCAGCTCAAACAGCAGCTGCTGCCGTCCATCGAACTCCCGATGGTGTCCGTGCTCGCCCCGTACCAGGGCGCCTCGCCCGACGTGGTCGAGAAGCAGGTCATCGAGCCGATCGAGGCCACCCTCAAGGGTGTTGACGGCCTCACCGGCATCACCTCGACCGCCAGCGAGGGCAACGCCCTCATCATGGCCAGCTTCGACTACGGCGACAGCGGCACCAAGCAGCTCGTCGCCGACGTCCAGCAGGCCGTCAACCGGGCCCGCGTGCGGCTGCCCGCCGACGTCGACCCCCAGGTGGTCGCCGGCTCCACGGACGACATCCCGACCGTGATCCTCGCCGTCACCTCCGACAAGGACCAGCAGGCGCTCGCCGACCAGCTGGAGAGCTCCGTCGTCCCCGTCCTGGAGGACGTCGACGGCGTCGCGCAGGTCAGCGTCGACGGCGTCCAGGACCTCCAGGTCACCATCACCCCGGACGACGCCAAGCTCGCGGCCGCCGGCCTCGACGGCGCCTCGCTCGCCCAGGGCATCCAGGCGGGCGGCGCGACCGTCCCCGCCGGCGCCTTCGACGAGGGCGGCAAGAACCGGACCGTCCGCGTCGGCGGGGGCTTCACCTCCCTCTCCCAGCTGGAGGACCTCCGCCTGAGCCCCGGCCCGGGGAAGCAGGCCGTCCGCCTCGGCGACGTCGCCACGGTGAAGCAGGAGACCGCCAAGGCCGTCTCCATCACCCGTACCAACGGCAAGCCCAGCCTCGCCCTCGTCCTCACCATGGACAAGGACGGCAGCGCGGTCGCCATCTCCGACGCCGTCAAGGACAAGCTCCCCGAGCTGCGTTCCACGCTCGGCTCCGGCGCCGCCCTGACCGTCGTCAGCGACCAGGGCCCGGCCGTCGCCAAGTCCATCTCCAGCCTCACCACCGAGGGCATGCTCGGCCTGCTCTTCGCGGTGATCGTGATCCTGGTGTTCCTGGCCTCGTTGCGCTCGACGCTGGTCACGGCGGTCTCCATCCCGCTGTCCGTCGTCCTCGCGCTGATCGTGCTGTGGACCCGCGACCTGTCGCTGAACATGCTGACGCTGGGCGCGCTCACCATCGCCATCGGCCGCGTCGTCGACGACTCGATCGTGGTCCTGGAGAACATCAAGCGCCACCTCGGCTACGGCGAGGAGCGCGAAGCCGCGATCATCACCGCGGTCAAGGAGGTCGCCGGCGCGGTCACCTCCTCCACGCTGACCACCGTCGCCGTCTTCCTGCCGATCGGCCTGACCGGCGGCATGATCGGCGAGCTGTTCGGCTCCTTCTCGCTCACGGTCACCGCGGCCCTGCTGGCCTCGCTGCTCGTGTCGCTGACCGTCGTACCGGTGCTGTCGTACTGGTTCCTGAGCGCCCCCAAGGGCGTGACGGCCGGCGATGCCGAGAGCGCCGCCAAGGCGCGCCGCGAGGCGGAGGAGAAGGAGGCGCGCAGCCGCCTCCAGCGCTTCTACGTCCGGGTCCTGCGCTTCGCGACCCGGCGCCGGCTCACCAGTGTGGCCATCGCCGTCGTCGTCCTGTTCGGCACCTTCGGGATGACCCCGCTGCTGAAGACGAACTTCTTCGACCAGGGCGAGCAGGAAGTCCTGACGGTCAAGCAGGAGCTGGCCCCCGGCACCTCCCTCGCCGCCAGCGACGAGGCGAGCCGCAAGATCGAGAAGGTGCTGGGCTCGGTCAAGGGCGTCAAGGACTACCAGGTCACCGTCGGTTCCTCCGGCTTCCTCGCGGCCTTCGGCGGCGGTACGGGCTCCAACCAGGCCTCGTACCAGGTCACCCTGGCGGACGCCGGCAAGGCGGACGCCGTCAAGAAGGAGATCGAGGGCAAGCTGGCCGGCCTCGACGGCATCGGCGAGACCCGCATCGTGGCCGGCGACGGCTTCGGCAACCAGAACCTCAGCGTGGTCGTCAAGGCCGGTGACGCCAAGGTGCTCGCCGAGGCCGCCGAGGAGGTCCGCACGGAGGTCGCCAAGCTCAAGGACGTCGCCGACGTGCAGAGCGACCTGTCGCAGTCCGTGCCCCGGATCTCGGTGACCGCCACGCCCAAGGCCGCCGAGGCGGGCCTGAACCAGGCCGCGCTCGGCGCGATCGTCGCGCAGGCCGTACGGGGCAACCCGGCGGGCAAGGCCGTACTGGACGACACCGAGCGGGACATCGTCATCCGCTCCGCCCAGCCGGCCACCACCCTGGCCGAACTCCGGGCGCTGCCCGTCGGGCCGGTCAAGCTCGGCGACATCGCCGAGGTCAAGGAGGTCCCCGGCCCGGTCGCGATGACCCGGATCGACGGCGCCCGCGCCGCCACCATCACCGCCCGGCCGACCGGCGACAACACCGGAGCCGTCAGCGCCACGCTCCAGACGAAGCTCAAGGCGCTGGACCTGCCCGACGGGGCCACGGCCACCATCGGCGGTGTCTCCGAGGACCAGGACGAGGCCTTCGCCTCGCTGTTCCTGGCCATGTTCGCGGCCATCGCGATCGTGTTCATGCTGCTGGTCGCGACGTTCCGCTCGCTGGTCCAGCCGCTGATCCTGCTGGTCTCGATCCCCTTCGCGGCCACCGGCGCGCTCGGCCTGCTCATCGTGACCGGCACCCCGATGGGCGTCCCCGCGATGATCGGCATGCTGATGCTCATCGGCATCGTGGTGACCAACGCGATCGTCCTGATCGACCTGGTCAACCAGTACCGCCGACAGGGCCTCGGCGTCGTCGAGGCGGTCGTCGAGGGCGGCCGTCACCGGCTCCGCCCGATCCTGATGACGGCCCTGGCGACGATCTTCGCCCTGCTTCCGATGGCCCTGGGCGTCACCGGCGAGGGCGGCTTCATCTCGCAGCCGCTCGCGGTCGTGGTCATCGGCGGCCTGATCAGCTCGACCCTGCTGACGCTCCTCCTGGTGCCGACCCTCTACACGATGGTCGAACTCCGCAAGGAACGCCGCCGCGCGAAGAAGACGTCCCGCCTCACGGTCGTCCCGGCCCCCGCGGCCAAGGAAGACGAGGTCCCGGCCAAGGCCTGA
- a CDS encoding DUF3043 domain-containing protein has product MGFVFGSRSSKEEKAAATDKVSADLSQPRDPQAPKGRPTPKRAVAQSQRKAVVASTGNRKEDAKRARERRRVEMAKQREALASGDERYLPARDKGPVRKYVRDFVDSRFSVAEMFLPLAVIILVLSMVRVPSIQNIALILWLAVIALIIVDSIGLLFRLRKALAARFPDEPRRGAVAYGLMRTLQMRRLRLPKPQVKRGERP; this is encoded by the coding sequence TTGGGTTTTGTGTTTGGTAGCCGCTCCTCCAAGGAAGAGAAGGCCGCCGCCACCGACAAGGTGAGCGCCGACCTCTCGCAGCCCCGTGACCCGCAGGCCCCGAAGGGCCGCCCTACGCCGAAGCGTGCTGTGGCCCAGTCGCAGCGCAAGGCCGTGGTGGCCTCGACCGGCAACCGCAAGGAGGATGCCAAGCGAGCCCGTGAGCGCCGTCGCGTAGAGATGGCCAAGCAGCGCGAGGCGCTGGCCAGCGGCGACGAGCGCTACCTGCCCGCCCGTGACAAGGGGCCGGTGCGCAAGTACGTCCGCGACTTCGTGGACTCCCGCTTCTCCGTCGCCGAGATGTTCCTGCCGCTCGCGGTGATCATCCTGGTGCTCAGCATGGTGCGGGTGCCGTCGATCCAGAACATCGCGCTGATCCTGTGGCTCGCCGTGATCGCGCTGATCATCGTCGACTCCATCGGCCTGCTGTTCCGTCTGCGCAAGGCCCTGGCCGCGCGCTTCCCGGACGAGCCGAGGCGCGGCGCCGTCGCGTACGGCCTGATGCGCACCCTCCAAATGCGCCGGCTTCGCCTGCCGAAGCCGCAGGTCAAGCGCGGGGAACGGCCCTGA
- the nadA gene encoding quinolinate synthase NadA: MRVVTTAQPLDVQPTPLALLLLGREADPKSERGVECPGDLPSPSDPDLVARARAAKEKLGDKVFILGHHYQRDEVIEFADVTGDSFKLAKDAAAKPEAEYIVFCGVHFMAESADILTSDDQKVVLPDLAAGCSMADMATAEQVAECWDVLAEAGITDVTVPVSYMNSSADIKAFTGKHGGTICTSSNAKKALEWAFEQGEKVLFLPDQHLGRNTAVRDMGMSLDDCVLYNPHKPNGGLTVEQLRDAKIILWRGHCSVHGRFSVDSVNDVRARIPGVNVLVHPECKHEVVAAADHVGSTEYIIKALEAAPAGSKWAIGTELNLVRRLANRFAAEDKEVVFLDKTVCFCSTMNRIDLPHLVWTLESLAEGNLVNQIRVDKETESFAKLALERMLALP, translated from the coding sequence GTGCGTGTCGTGACCACCGCCCAGCCCTTGGACGTCCAGCCGACGCCCCTTGCCCTGCTGCTGCTCGGCCGCGAGGCCGACCCGAAGAGCGAGCGCGGGGTGGAATGCCCCGGCGACCTGCCCTCGCCGTCGGACCCGGACCTGGTGGCGCGGGCCCGCGCCGCCAAGGAGAAGCTCGGCGACAAGGTCTTCATCCTCGGCCACCACTACCAGCGTGACGAGGTCATCGAGTTCGCGGACGTCACCGGCGACTCCTTCAAGCTGGCCAAGGACGCGGCCGCGAAGCCGGAGGCCGAGTACATCGTCTTCTGCGGCGTGCACTTCATGGCCGAGTCCGCGGACATCCTGACCTCGGACGACCAGAAGGTGGTCCTGCCCGACCTGGCCGCCGGCTGCTCGATGGCCGACATGGCCACCGCCGAGCAGGTCGCGGAGTGCTGGGACGTGCTGGCCGAGGCCGGCATCACCGACGTGACGGTGCCCGTCTCGTACATGAACTCCTCCGCCGACATCAAGGCGTTCACCGGCAAGCACGGCGGCACGATCTGTACGTCGTCCAACGCGAAGAAGGCCCTGGAGTGGGCCTTCGAGCAGGGCGAGAAGGTGCTCTTCCTCCCGGACCAGCACCTGGGCCGCAACACCGCTGTGCGGGACATGGGCATGTCGCTGGACGACTGTGTGCTCTACAACCCGCACAAACCGAACGGCGGCCTGACGGTCGAGCAGCTGCGCGACGCCAAGATAATCCTGTGGCGCGGCCACTGCTCGGTCCACGGCCGCTTCTCGGTGGACTCGGTCAACGACGTGCGCGCCCGCATCCCCGGCGTGAACGTCCTGGTCCACCCCGAGTGCAAGCACGAGGTCGTGGCCGCCGCGGACCACGTCGGCTCGACGGAGTACATCATCAAGGCGCTGGAGGCGGCCCCGGCCGGCTCCAAGTGGGCCATCGGCACCGAGCTGAACCTCGTCCGCCGCCTGGCGAACCGGTTCGCCGCCGAGGACAAGGAAGTCGTCTTCCTCGACAAGACGGTCTGCTTCTGCTCGACGATGAACCGCATCGACCTCCCGCACCTGGTGTGGACCCTGGAGTCCCTGGCCGAGGGCAACCTCGTCAACCAGATCCGGGTGGACAAGGAAACGGAGAGCTTCGCGAAGCTCGCCCTGGAGCGCATGCTCGCGCTGCCGTAG